CAGGCATTTCGCAGACTTCCACGCCCACACTCTTAACGCCAAGGCATCCCCCATGTGCCCTTGGTAGATTGGCCAACGATATCCCGAACTCAAACTCGATATGCCACCTGCGAAACGAGCCGCAGAAAACACACCGGTCAAAGCACCGAAGAAACCGCTGGTAGTTCAACTACCGCAACGATATCACATGGCTTGATTAGCTTTGCTCGCCTCACTGCCGAAGCAGATTAGCTCGCATCACTATTCAGCTTTTTCGCACAGAATCCTGTCAGATTTGCTTCTATTCTAATAGCCAGTTTTGCTCACACTTGCGTGCTTCGCTCGAACTGGCAACGCTATTCCGAAGAACTTTGTTCTGTAGTCGCCAAACGATTCTTTCGAATCACTTGGCAGATTACTGATGCCAATTACCAAACAACCAAATTGTCAAATATCAATGTTCCGGCGTTCACCTTTTCAGGTACGTCTCGGAAGACGCTGCTAATCCGCAGCCGAGTGAAGCACCGCAGTGCGTCAGTCGGTTGCCGATCAGTGAGGCGGGGAAGATAGGGCCGGCGAGTGTCGCCGTCAACCTGTCTTCGCGAGAATTTCAAAATTGTTTTCTGAAGCTCTCGGTTTCGTCCGGTGAAGGACAGGCTTCCGCTTTTTCCCGTGTCCGGGGCGGAAAAGATAGAGACTTCCTTGTTGAGGTCAACTCCATCCTTGAAGATTCTCGCAAGTATTTTGCGGTCGTCTCCTCGCTTCGGTATGGCGATTGCTGCAGTATCGGTTTTCGATACCGCGGTGTTCACCGCGAAGCTTGAAAAGTCGCTGAGTTTTTTCAGCGGGGCGGGACTTTAGAGTCTCGCCAGTTTCTTGGAAACCCCTGGTTTCGAAAAAACTAACTTTTCGTTTCTACTTCCAAAGTGGAGGTAGACGGACTTGAACCGACGACCTCCTGCGTGCAAAGCAGGCGCTCTCCCAACTGAGCTATACCCCCTTTCGGAAGTTTGAAGTGTGTCTAGTTGTTTTCAGAGATTAGCTCTCTGTTGTCAACCGTCGTACTTCAAAAGTGGGCGTGCCAGAACTCGAATCTGGGACCTCATCCTTATCAGGGATGCGCTCTAACCAACTGAGCTACACGCCCGTGTCCTCAAACCAGTCCGTCAGATGACGTATGGCTCTCGGCCGGCCCTCACAAGCACATGTGCTGTGAAGCGAGGGAGAAGTGTACGCAAACACGGTGGCCTGTCAAAGGCAACTGAGCTTTTCTGGGCTTAAATTTTCACCCATCAAGCTTTTGCCCCGGCAAACTGCGGCATTTGCTCCCGCTTCAAATGACTGACGGATTTCGGCCGATTTGCTTTTCGGTGTTGAAAAACGCTTTCATTCGTCGCTGGAGCACTAATCTTCGGCATCTGTTGCGAATCTCTTAAATCGACATTCCAACAAACTCGCTGGTTCGGGCAAAATAGTTTCGTTCACTGCTCGCGTTGGGGCCTCGGCGACGGCAACAATCGTGGTTGTAAGTCTGCGACATGCAGGCGGCAGCTTTTCGTTACCCAGTCCGCAACACGGTGTTCGCCTAGATGCTACCGGTTGGCTCAATGTTTTGGATCGGATGTACCGATCAGGAAGCTTGTCTTCGCTGCTGAAAGGCGTACCGCGTCACACTTACAGAACAAAGCCCTTCAACTGGACACTTTTGAAATGACGGATCGATTTCAATTCGCAAACCTGTTCACGCGCCGGCAGCGATTGCTGGCCCTTGCGGTTCCATCGCTGATCGCAGCATTCGCGTCGACATCGCAAGCAGCTGGGCCCAGCGTCGCGAAAGCCATGTCGCTAAAGCCGATTCAAGCCGATGCCGTTTTCGAACTGGTTGATGAAGCCGATTTTGGTCGTTGCCAAGTCGTCACCATCGATGACGCGGGGCAGTCGGGCTGGGAAGTTGTCGGTCCTGAAGGAACCATTCTTCGCCGCTTTGTCGACACCAACGGCGACAAGAGTATCGATGTTTGGTCGTACTTTAACTTTGGAATCGAGTCCTATCGCGATATCGATAGCGATGGAAATCGTAAAGCCGACCAGTACCGCTGGCTTGGCAATGCGGGGACCCGTTGGGGGATCGATAGAGATGAAGACGGGAAAATCGATTCTTGGAAACGGATCTCTGCCGAAGAGGTGACCGCCGAAGTTGTGGCGTCGCTTAGGTCTCAGGATGTCACCCGATTCAACGCTTTGCTTTTGACCAATGAAGAGCTTCAGGGGCTCGGTTTGGGGAAGGAAAAAGCCGAGCAAATTGCCGCGAAGTTGCGATTGGCGATTCGTGAGTTTGCTGATTTGGCAAAGTCGCAGCAATCGGTTTCGAAGTCTGCAAAGTGGCTTCAGTTTGCCGCCCCGGCACCCGGTTTGGTGCCCGCCGGAACGGGCGGTTCGACAAAGGATGTTTTGGTTTACGAAAACGTCGTCGCGATGTTCGAAGACGCCGGTAAAGGTGGCCAGCTGATGGTTGGGACCTTGGTCAAAGTTGACGAATTATGGCGATTGGTTGCCCTGCCTGTTGTCGGTTCCGGCGACGGTTCGATTGCCCAAAGTACCCCGATGTTCTTTTCACCATCGGGCGACAGTTCGGCCATTTCGGGAGCTCTCGGGAGCGACGAAATGCAGGCTTTGGTCGGCAACCTTGAAGCGATCGATCGAAAGTTAGCCGTTGCAAATGAAAAAGATGCTCCGCAGTTACATGCGGCGCGTGCTGAGTTGGTTGAGCGACTGATTTCGCAGTCGGTAGCTCCGGAAGACAAGGAGTCTTGGGCTCGTCAATTGGTCGACACGTTGCGTGTCGCGGTACAGAGCGGACAGTATCCCGCTGGCATGGAACGGCTGAAGACGGCTGGCGAAAAATTTGCCAGGCAGAATCCGGCGTTGGCGGCCTACGCTGATTTCGAATCACTGCAAACCGAGTGGATCGTGCGCCAGCAGGATGCGAAAGACGAAGACCAACCGAAGATCCAAGAGTGGTACCACGAATCTTTGGAGACGTTCGTCGACGAGCATCCGCGGAGCCTGGAAGCAGCCAAAGCACTGTTGCAACTGGCTTTGGGTAAGGAGTTTGACACCGATAAGGAAGCAGCCGTCGAGTACTACAAAAAGGTACGCGACAACTACGCAGGCACCGATGAAGCTGAAAAGGCTGCCGGTGCGGTCAACCGTTTGGAATCGGTCGGTCGCAAGATCGAACTGACTGGTGAAACGATCGAAGGCAAGTCGTTCAAGCTGTCTGCACTGCGTGGCCGCCCTGTCGTCATCCATTACTGGGCTACCTGGTGTGGTGTGTGCACGCAGGATATGAAGGTGTTAAGCCGCTTGCAGGCTCGCTACAAACGCGCCGGGCTGACAATCGTGGGGGTCAACGTCGATGCTCAGCGGGACGAGGCAGTGGCGTTTCTGAATGAAAATCGCTTGCCTTGGATCCAGCTGTTTGAAGAAGGCGGTCTGGAGTACAGCCGGCTGTCGAAAGCATTCGGAGTCCAGACTCTGCCCACGATGATGCTGATCGATGAAACCGGCACGGTCGTCAATAACAACATCGGCGCTGCCGAGTTGGATGAAGCGATCGATAAGCTCGTCAAATAGCCCGCCGTTGGCCTAGCTATCGCCGACAAGCTCAGGTTCGCTGTCGAAACCGGTTTGCAATCGCATCCGATTTTGCTGCAGATCCTGAGCTGCAGCGGAATATTGAGGCAACAGGCGATATGCGGAACTTGCGCAGTTGACCGTCAACAATCGGTGAGATCGCCTATGACGCGAGCACATCAACCGGCTTCTTCTTACTCGCGATCTTCGTACGGTCGCGGGCGAAGTTGGTGAAAGAGTGCCCGTTTTTGATCGGGCAGCGAATAGTCAAAGCCACAGCTTTGCAAAAACCGCTCTGACGAGCTGATCGCCATGATTTCCATGATGCCTAAGTCACGTGCCCTCTGCACACACATGGCGACGAGTCGTTTGCCGACCCCCACATTTTGAAAGTCTGTGTGAACGGCAAGACATTGCAGTTCAGCCAGCTTGGGGCTGTAAACTTCGACAGCGCAGAACCCGTAGCATCGCTGGACCTGGGATTCGCTCTGTTCAGATCGTTTCATCGCTACGAAGCCGTGTCTCGATAGCTCCACAATTTCCGCTTTGGTCCGCGACAGCAGCAGGTGCTGCATGACGAATGGACGCATCAATGCGTGAATAGCGGGAACGTCACTGGGCAGTGCTTGGCGAAATTCCAGTTCGTCGATGCGTTCGGTCAATGCTCGTCATCCTGCTCGGTAGGCTGCGACGTGGTCGGTGAAATGGTCTAGTGGATCTGGACCGGATTGGTGGCTTGTTTGATCGTTTTGCGCATCACCTTGGCGGGTGCGTCTTGGCCGGTGAACAACTTGTATTGGTAGGCCGCTTGCCGCACAAACATATCAATCCCGGTGATAACGCGGCACTGGGCCTGTTTGGCGTACTTGATCAACAGCGTGTTTTCTGGGTTGTATACGGTGTCAAAGACCACCATGTACTGGTTTAGCGCCGACGCGTTGAATGGAGAGGTGTCAACATTTGGATGCATGCCAACGGGGGTGCCGTTGACCAGCAA
This Stieleria sp. JC731 DNA region includes the following protein-coding sequences:
- a CDS encoding TlpA family protein disulfide reductase — its product is MTDRFQFANLFTRRQRLLALAVPSLIAAFASTSQAAGPSVAKAMSLKPIQADAVFELVDEADFGRCQVVTIDDAGQSGWEVVGPEGTILRRFVDTNGDKSIDVWSYFNFGIESYRDIDSDGNRKADQYRWLGNAGTRWGIDRDEDGKIDSWKRISAEEVTAEVVASLRSQDVTRFNALLLTNEELQGLGLGKEKAEQIAAKLRLAIREFADLAKSQQSVSKSAKWLQFAAPAPGLVPAGTGGSTKDVLVYENVVAMFEDAGKGGQLMVGTLVKVDELWRLVALPVVGSGDGSIAQSTPMFFSPSGDSSAISGALGSDEMQALVGNLEAIDRKLAVANEKDAPQLHAARAELVERLISQSVAPEDKESWARQLVDTLRVAVQSGQYPAGMERLKTAGEKFARQNPALAAYADFESLQTEWIVRQQDAKDEDQPKIQEWYHESLETFVDEHPRSLEAAKALLQLALGKEFDTDKEAAVEYYKKVRDNYAGTDEAEKAAGAVNRLESVGRKIELTGETIEGKSFKLSALRGRPVVIHYWATWCGVCTQDMKVLSRLQARYKRAGLTIVGVNVDAQRDEAVAFLNENRLPWIQLFEEGGLEYSRLSKAFGVQTLPTMMLIDETGTVVNNNIGAAELDEAIDKLVK
- a CDS encoding GNAT family N-acetyltransferase — encoded protein: MRPFVMQHLLLSRTKAEIVELSRHGFVAMKRSEQSESQVQRCYGFCAVEVYSPKLAELQCLAVHTDFQNVGVGKRLVAMCVQRARDLGIMEIMAISSSERFLQSCGFDYSLPDQKRALFHQLRPRPYEDRE